From Pseudomonas vanderleydeniana, the proteins below share one genomic window:
- the tnpB gene encoding IS66 family insertion sequence element accessory protein TnpB (TnpB, as the term is used for proteins encoded by IS66 family insertion elements, is considered an accessory protein, since TnpC, encoded by a neighboring gene, is a DDE family transposase.) — protein MIRIDAIWLATEPMDMRAGTETALARVIDVFGAAKPHCAYLFANRRTTRLKVQVRDGGGVWLAARRLHQGKFDWSGIRHGPQVELDIEQLQVLVFGLPWQLVGSNAAITML, from the coding sequence ATGATCCGCATCGATGCCATCTGGCTCGCCACCGAACCCATGGACATGCGCGCCGGCACTGAGACTGCGTTAGCCCGGGTGATTGACGTGTTCGGTGCGGCGAAGCCGCACTGCGCTTATCTGTTTGCTAATCGCCGCACCACTCGCCTGAAAGTCCAGGTGCGTGACGGGGGCGGTGTCTGGCTTGCCGCGCGTCGGCTGCATCAAGGAAAGTTTGATTGGTCGGGTATACGTCACGGCCCGCAAGTTGAACTCGATATTGAACAACTTCAAGTCCTGGTATTCGGCCTGCCGTGGCAGCTGGTCGGTTCAAATGCCGCAATCACGATGCTCTGA
- the drt2 gene encoding antiviral reverse transcriptase Drt2: MPENWYKSRGYLHFDRPINQSAALEIVSSPKSVAKHAFYPFIRYVAQTQKVFFDKSIGKVVKKDPKQRPISYAAHVDSHIYSYYCDLLNQAYEDHLAKVPWSSAVLAFRALKKSNIDFALDAFLDVAARESCCVIAIDIKGFFDNLDHAHLKIAWQALLGTSHLPNDHYAVYRSLTKYSFVYRDQVYEALGLSKNNPKHGRKRICEPHEFRSQVRDCGLVETNQGKKGIPQGSPISAMLSNVYMMGFDEQIHTYVESCGGAYYRYCDDVLLIVPLEKEAEAKALVDLRVNEIGLEIQTAKTETCKFTRSARGLRTDRPLQYLGFIFDGANIYLRSSSLARYQDRVNRGIWLAGKCMDKVNAKRIARGRLPRSMFLKKLYKRYSYLGRRNFISYGYRAARIMGSSSIKKQLKPHWNRLRERISDAQGE; encoded by the coding sequence ATGCCAGAAAATTGGTACAAGTCTCGGGGCTATCTGCACTTTGATCGTCCGATCAACCAGTCAGCGGCACTAGAGATAGTCTCAAGTCCTAAGTCTGTTGCTAAGCATGCCTTTTACCCGTTCATTCGCTATGTCGCGCAAACACAGAAAGTGTTTTTCGACAAAAGCATCGGGAAGGTGGTCAAAAAAGACCCTAAGCAAAGGCCCATTTCCTATGCCGCACACGTCGATAGCCATATTTATTCGTACTACTGCGATCTGCTGAACCAGGCCTACGAGGACCATCTGGCGAAGGTACCGTGGTCGTCTGCGGTTCTGGCGTTCAGAGCGCTTAAAAAAAGCAATATCGATTTTGCTCTCGACGCTTTCCTGGATGTTGCGGCGCGGGAGTCCTGCTGCGTCATCGCCATCGACATCAAAGGCTTCTTTGACAACCTAGACCATGCGCACCTGAAAATTGCCTGGCAGGCTCTGCTAGGCACCAGTCATTTGCCCAACGATCACTACGCGGTGTATCGATCCCTGACCAAATATTCGTTCGTCTATAGGGATCAAGTCTACGAAGCGCTGGGGCTCTCCAAGAACAATCCCAAGCATGGCCGCAAGCGAATTTGTGAGCCGCATGAGTTCCGGTCCCAGGTTCGAGATTGTGGTCTGGTCGAGACCAACCAGGGCAAAAAGGGTATCCCTCAAGGCTCCCCCATCAGCGCTATGCTGTCCAATGTCTACATGATGGGGTTCGATGAGCAAATTCACACTTATGTCGAATCCTGCGGCGGTGCCTACTACCGCTACTGCGATGATGTGCTGCTGATCGTGCCGCTGGAGAAGGAGGCAGAGGCCAAGGCCCTAGTCGACCTACGCGTCAATGAGATTGGCTTGGAAATCCAGACTGCCAAGACCGAGACCTGCAAATTCACACGATCAGCCAGGGGATTGAGAACCGACCGACCGCTACAATATCTGGGCTTCATCTTTGATGGGGCCAACATTTACCTGCGCTCATCGTCACTAGCTCGCTATCAGGACCGTGTAAACAGAGGCATCTGGCTGGCAGGAAAATGCATGGATAAGGTCAACGCCAAGCGAATTGCCAGAGGGCGGTTGCCTCGCTCGATGTTCCTGAAGAAGCTGTATAAGCGGTACTCCTATCTGGGCCGGAGAAACTTCATCTCCTATGGTTATCGGGCCGCCAGGATCATGGGCTCTTCCTCGATCAAGAAACAGCTCAAGCCACATTGGAACAGGCTTCGCGAGCGCATTTCTGATGCCCAAGGCGAATGA
- a CDS encoding AAA domain-containing protein, protein MDVRYWEGGLLSFEIDAIDKMAKAFGPKELPPEQGVGSTKGKSFDVLKQLKKSEAGNGVWPWRGYAGFRFANSRGSDGEFDLVIVTHSLVLVVELKHWRGEITSHGGKWHQDGKETEVSPVDKTRRKTFELRKRIKGLKSQLPNGKEPWIDFCIVLTGKCTLNLPEVEMQHVMLLDDFLEMADPKRFKDRFNARPNIGLNEHFGFFDGIINEGTVKPKELVVDDYRAQSQAVFTHPTEVYREYDAVNIHNKDDRAMVRLWDFSKLDDTRARTAEGRYRVLSRERDVMVYLRLRDQELMHRCARPKRNASPDSVTEQYAELLEMPDGHYRLNEFINRFVERMPALERVRLFKTLLAQFAGLHGFNIAHRDLGDHSVWFSPSSSIALSNFISAYYQPVGTLGDLRTLLSIGAIALPEDQDTAMEGSTPFRRDVFALGLMGWHLLQARPMPLKLDVAYVAGVQAEVESSEEWPAKVLVQALRNDPKERFDHASAFQQALSESTPDNSASFEFDNRRLDVFSTDLRLSSAYREDYDPIADTAEKLIYRSGPLVVKSWPSINARAPKDGQGPMLMAFFEVLEQLKGSGFAFLPKIEHFGYDRSGNPFLAQEHVDGEHWDELKELSIETRIVVAHGLIEAVDGLHGQQLSHGDLHPHNVKVNVGSTSENTQVYLLDCPDFSASGASPINTRYSPVLENCTPAERDNFAVMRMVFELLDMDWESPSQNDVSALRAAVAHEMDTESGFLSLERFKDALEAAFTPAKTIETVSVVLRNRSGEAFEILPDNGKISVVVKPYQRAPTKALEVTFAGIGGQLLTEFNPASKQFVNAFRAIQEMRVPAYLARQASHHIEARFSVSGGTSVNVYELTKLLAKDEAFLSLAAQVHDAEVRKQAAIEEGEGVGDSITGEDEDNGLAVDEAQLEAVKVRSFPVSQIWKTITSTELEAQPSFRVSEEPHFHKDGVGLLIPYAMDAKALEGFEAGDNIRLILRDGQKDIDIGEINLGMSVRDAVYVLASSRSKRVQADSQLFLQSRQNKTSMTRRRGAMERILNRQSVLPDLMDYFDEKCKLVPRRYAEEPTDADFAVYERATASGTVVGLNEAQRAAFTQLITTGPVGLLQGPPGTGKTEFIAAFIHYLINKVGVRNILLVSQSHEAVNTAAERIRAHCRRLDTELNVVRFSNRDQVVSEELLDVYSRNIVDRQKNGFSAELKERVGFMASSLGLSKAFVQTMVDVNQRVFHLVRSLKKLDEEILRAQGDGSERVALQALKSSLMGELNLNARLFLGELGEGESKPQELLERIYDHVQTVHGVRPPEFKHCLDLIQLSHEYVERLSSNRANYDEFLMRSRTLVCGTCVGIGLQHLKLAETHFDWVIIDEAARSAPSELAIAMQVGSRVLLVGDHNQLRPTYEEEHKVAIGRSLGVTTSSAEFQQVMRSDFERVFQSQYGRATRATLNTQYRMLPAIGDLVNEIFYDIDLENGYRPSPAYFSQKIPECLSHVVTWIDTSELGKKAYDSGTLSLSNNAEADAIIRLLEEIAEDTEFCAGMAMEMAESQEPPIGVICMYLDQRKLVRKRFAEKIWSEEFRKLVKIETVDSYQGKENNIIIVSLTRAKADQSPGFLATPNRINVAMSRAMERLVIVGSLRMWSGRNARLPLGQVASFIQMKQDMINYCIKPVTPARRVV, encoded by the coding sequence ATGGACGTACGCTACTGGGAAGGAGGTCTCCTTTCTTTTGAGATCGATGCTATCGACAAGATGGCCAAAGCATTCGGGCCCAAAGAGCTTCCTCCGGAACAGGGGGTAGGATCCACGAAAGGGAAGTCGTTTGACGTTCTGAAGCAATTGAAGAAATCTGAGGCAGGCAATGGCGTATGGCCTTGGCGCGGCTACGCAGGCTTTCGTTTTGCGAACTCTCGTGGCTCAGATGGGGAATTCGATCTTGTAATCGTCACCCATAGCCTCGTTCTTGTTGTCGAGCTTAAGCACTGGCGCGGCGAGATCACCAGCCACGGGGGTAAATGGCACCAAGACGGGAAGGAAACAGAAGTCTCGCCGGTAGACAAAACCCGCCGGAAAACCTTTGAGCTGAGGAAACGAATTAAGGGGCTGAAGTCTCAGCTGCCTAACGGGAAAGAGCCCTGGATCGATTTCTGCATTGTGCTCACCGGCAAATGCACCTTGAATCTTCCTGAGGTCGAGATGCAGCATGTCATGCTGCTGGACGACTTTCTGGAAATGGCCGACCCTAAACGGTTCAAAGACCGATTCAACGCGCGCCCGAACATCGGCTTAAATGAGCATTTCGGCTTCTTCGATGGCATCATCAATGAAGGCACGGTCAAGCCCAAAGAGCTTGTTGTCGATGACTACCGGGCTCAGTCGCAAGCGGTGTTCACACACCCTACAGAAGTCTATCGAGAGTACGACGCGGTCAATATCCATAACAAGGATGACCGTGCGATGGTCCGGCTCTGGGACTTTTCGAAGCTCGATGACACCCGTGCTCGAACGGCTGAAGGACGGTACCGAGTCCTCTCGCGCGAGAGGGATGTCATGGTCTACCTCCGTCTGCGCGATCAGGAGTTGATGCATCGTTGTGCGCGTCCCAAGCGTAATGCCAGCCCAGATAGTGTCACCGAGCAATATGCAGAATTGCTTGAAATGCCGGACGGACATTACCGCCTAAACGAGTTTATCAACCGCTTTGTGGAGCGGATGCCTGCGCTTGAGCGCGTCCGGCTTTTTAAAACCCTTCTGGCCCAATTTGCCGGACTGCACGGATTTAACATCGCTCACCGTGACTTGGGTGACCACAGTGTGTGGTTCTCTCCATCGTCATCGATCGCTCTTTCCAACTTCATCAGCGCCTATTACCAGCCTGTCGGTACTCTCGGCGATTTGCGTACCCTGCTGAGCATCGGTGCTATCGCGCTCCCTGAAGACCAGGACACCGCGATGGAAGGCAGTACGCCATTTCGTCGCGATGTCTTCGCGCTCGGGCTGATGGGTTGGCATCTGCTTCAGGCCCGTCCAATGCCTCTGAAGCTCGACGTCGCCTACGTAGCAGGTGTTCAAGCTGAGGTTGAGTCGTCAGAGGAGTGGCCTGCCAAGGTACTTGTACAAGCGTTGCGGAATGATCCAAAGGAACGATTCGATCACGCCAGCGCATTTCAGCAGGCTTTGAGCGAGTCTACGCCGGACAACTCTGCCAGTTTTGAGTTTGATAACCGGCGCTTGGACGTTTTTTCTACTGATCTAAGGCTGAGCTCCGCTTACCGTGAGGACTATGACCCTATCGCCGACACGGCTGAGAAATTGATTTATCGATCCGGCCCCCTGGTCGTGAAATCATGGCCGTCGATCAATGCCCGGGCCCCCAAGGATGGCCAAGGGCCGATGTTGATGGCTTTCTTTGAAGTCCTGGAGCAGTTGAAAGGCAGCGGTTTCGCCTTTCTGCCAAAAATTGAACACTTTGGCTATGACCGCAGTGGTAACCCATTTTTGGCTCAGGAACATGTCGATGGTGAGCACTGGGATGAGCTGAAGGAGTTGTCGATTGAAACCCGTATTGTCGTCGCCCATGGGCTCATCGAGGCAGTTGACGGGTTACATGGCCAGCAATTGAGTCACGGGGATCTGCATCCACACAACGTCAAAGTCAATGTTGGTTCCACTTCTGAAAACACTCAGGTTTACCTACTCGACTGTCCGGATTTCTCGGCGTCAGGCGCGTCACCGATCAATACTCGCTACAGCCCCGTATTGGAAAACTGCACCCCAGCAGAGCGAGACAACTTTGCTGTAATGCGAATGGTGTTTGAGCTCCTGGACATGGATTGGGAATCGCCGTCGCAGAATGATGTTTCCGCTCTGAGAGCCGCTGTCGCGCATGAGATGGACACGGAATCCGGCTTTCTTTCCCTGGAGCGCTTCAAGGATGCTCTAGAAGCCGCTTTCACTCCTGCAAAAACGATTGAAACCGTTTCTGTCGTCCTACGAAACAGAAGTGGAGAGGCATTTGAGATTCTGCCTGACAACGGGAAAATATCTGTTGTTGTGAAGCCCTACCAAAGAGCTCCCACCAAGGCCCTGGAGGTTACGTTCGCAGGTATCGGCGGGCAGTTATTGACGGAGTTTAATCCTGCTTCCAAGCAGTTTGTAAATGCGTTCAGGGCCATTCAGGAGATGCGAGTTCCGGCCTACCTGGCGCGTCAGGCAAGCCACCACATAGAGGCGCGGTTCAGTGTTTCGGGCGGTACCAGCGTTAATGTTTATGAGCTAACCAAGCTTCTAGCCAAAGACGAGGCATTTTTAAGCCTCGCTGCACAGGTACATGACGCGGAAGTGCGTAAGCAAGCGGCGATTGAGGAAGGTGAAGGCGTTGGGGACTCGATTACCGGTGAGGACGAGGACAACGGGCTGGCCGTAGATGAGGCGCAGCTAGAAGCTGTGAAAGTGCGGAGTTTCCCTGTCAGTCAGATATGGAAAACTATCACCTCTACCGAACTTGAGGCCCAGCCCTCTTTCCGTGTTTCCGAAGAACCACACTTCCACAAGGATGGCGTAGGACTTTTGATTCCCTACGCCATGGATGCGAAGGCCCTTGAGGGTTTTGAGGCGGGAGACAACATCCGACTGATCCTCAGAGACGGGCAGAAGGATATTGATATCGGTGAGATCAACCTGGGTATGAGCGTGCGTGATGCAGTCTACGTGCTCGCCTCCAGTCGTTCGAAACGCGTGCAGGCTGACTCCCAATTGTTTCTGCAAAGCCGGCAAAACAAGACATCAATGACGCGTCGTCGTGGTGCGATGGAGCGGATTTTGAACCGGCAGTCAGTGCTGCCTGATTTGATGGATTACTTCGACGAAAAATGCAAACTGGTACCAAGGCGGTATGCTGAAGAGCCCACCGATGCAGACTTTGCAGTGTACGAACGCGCCACTGCTAGTGGCACGGTCGTCGGACTGAACGAGGCCCAGCGAGCCGCATTTACGCAACTTATCACTACAGGCCCCGTGGGCCTTTTACAGGGACCTCCAGGGACAGGTAAGACAGAGTTTATCGCGGCCTTCATCCATTATCTGATCAACAAGGTCGGGGTGCGAAATATCCTCCTTGTCAGCCAGTCTCATGAAGCTGTCAATACTGCAGCAGAACGGATCCGCGCGCACTGCCGTCGATTGGACACCGAGCTGAACGTTGTGCGCTTCAGTAACCGTGACCAGGTTGTCTCTGAGGAGCTATTGGACGTTTACTCTCGCAATATCGTCGACCGCCAGAAAAATGGGTTTAGCGCTGAACTTAAGGAGCGCGTGGGTTTCATGGCTTCGTCGCTGGGTTTGAGTAAGGCTTTTGTCCAGACGATGGTCGATGTGAATCAGCGAGTGTTTCACTTGGTCCGATCGCTGAAAAAGCTGGACGAGGAAATTTTGCGCGCTCAGGGAGACGGATCAGAACGAGTGGCTTTGCAAGCGCTGAAGTCCTCTCTTATGGGCGAGCTGAATCTAAATGCCAGATTGTTTCTTGGCGAGCTGGGTGAGGGCGAAAGTAAACCCCAAGAATTGCTGGAGCGAATCTATGATCACGTACAAACGGTTCATGGAGTGCGGCCTCCGGAATTCAAACACTGCCTTGACCTGATCCAACTTTCTCATGAGTACGTTGAGCGCCTGTCGAGCAACAGGGCCAATTATGATGAGTTCCTGATGAGGTCTAGAACATTGGTTTGCGGTACCTGTGTGGGGATCGGGCTACAACATCTCAAGCTTGCAGAAACCCATTTTGATTGGGTCATCATCGACGAGGCTGCTCGATCGGCGCCGAGTGAATTAGCGATCGCCATGCAGGTGGGCTCTCGGGTTCTACTGGTCGGCGACCACAACCAACTACGTCCTACGTATGAGGAAGAACATAAGGTAGCTATTGGCCGTTCCCTAGGCGTTACCACCAGCTCAGCTGAATTCCAGCAGGTCATGCGCAGCGACTTTGAGCGAGTGTTCCAATCCCAGTATGGGCGTGCCACTCGGGCGACGCTTAATACGCAATATCGAATGCTCCCAGCGATTGGCGATCTGGTTAACGAGATCTTCTATGACATCGACCTTGAGAACGGCTACAGACCAAGTCCTGCCTATTTTTCACAAAAGATTCCTGAGTGCCTGTCTCATGTGGTCACTTGGATCGACACCAGCGAGTTAGGTAAGAAAGCCTACGACAGCGGCACGCTGAGCCTGTCTAACAATGCAGAAGCGGATGCGATCATACGGTTGTTGGAAGAAATCGCAGAGGACACCGAATTTTGCGCAGGCATGGCTATGGAGATGGCCGAGTCGCAAGAGCCTCCAATCGGGGTCATCTGCATGTATCTCGATCAGCGAAAACTAGTGAGAAAGAGATTCGCCGAGAAAATCTGGTCGGAGGAGTTCCGCAAACTGGTAAAAATCGAGACCGTCGACAGTTATCAGGGCAAAGAAAACAACATCATCATCGTCTCCCTGACTCGGGCCAAAGCGGATCAATCACCTGGCTTTTTGGCGACCCCGAATCGTATCAACGTCGCAATGTCACGCGCGATGGAGCGGTTAGTCATCGTAGGCAGTTTGAGAATGTGGAGCGGCAGGAACGCGAGGCTTCCATTGGGTCAGGTAGCCAGCTTTATCCAGATGAAACAGGACATGATCAATTATTGCATCAAACCAGTGACGCCGGCCAGGAGGGTTGTCTGA
- a CDS encoding antitoxin Xre/MbcA/ParS toxin-binding domain-containing protein: MSERERFTVKCRYATDESGEVYIHLPAELLRRAGLAVGDSMNIEVVDGVAELRVLASVPACSWSLGVALREETHRAYRQALEAYLQIPVAASEHAIHSLIEAGFSIACMHALCERGIILPAEQEGVISGKTLLVRGKENPSLSPDESDRLFRIVHIIAMSEAIFGDHEKARRWLSKPKTQLNGRSPRELLWSCPGAYQIEQMLIRLAEGLYS, translated from the coding sequence ATGAGTGAGCGCGAGCGTTTCACGGTCAAATGCCGCTATGCAACGGACGAAAGTGGTGAGGTGTACATTCATCTTCCGGCGGAGCTGCTGCGGCGCGCTGGCTTGGCCGTCGGTGATAGTATGAATATTGAGGTTGTCGACGGCGTTGCTGAGCTGCGGGTGTTAGCGAGCGTTCCGGCATGTTCCTGGTCATTGGGCGTGGCTTTACGAGAAGAGACTCACAGAGCCTACCGCCAGGCTTTAGAGGCATATCTACAGATACCAGTTGCCGCTTCGGAGCATGCCATTCACTCGCTGATTGAGGCGGGTTTCTCCATCGCGTGTATGCACGCTCTGTGTGAGCGAGGAATAATTCTCCCGGCTGAGCAGGAGGGGGTGATCTCCGGTAAGACGCTATTAGTGCGAGGGAAGGAGAACCCTAGTTTGAGTCCAGATGAAAGCGATCGGTTGTTCCGAATAGTGCATATTATTGCAATGTCGGAGGCAATCTTTGGCGATCATGAGAAGGCCAGAAGGTGGCTTTCCAAGCCGAAAACGCAGCTCAATGGCAGGAGCCCTAGGGAGCTGCTTTGGAGCTGCCCAGGAGCATATCAGATAGAGCAGATGCTTATTCGTTTAGCTGAGGGTCTGTACAGCTGA
- the gmtX gene encoding gamma-mobile-trio protein GmtX, protein MTTLPRLPEAQFADALCLVQSLKREAVRENKRKNLDLLWQVLEDLWQEGGRDYGVAEVGRKLTQAGGPKTQSLRNEGGRDFRQVIEAFAVCAGARGCARLIQSRSQLEAAVESLSDPAARAMFRQVVAENKLYKAQNDQLRSAFKALSISPPDDTAQSSAATPFMPASLPPLTTLELELLKKNLSPERFEENGWQLVGGGVVDDAGVVVLSPGFMEIMTKLFVSC, encoded by the coding sequence ATGACTACGTTACCTAGATTACCTGAAGCGCAATTTGCAGATGCGCTGTGCTTAGTCCAGTCACTGAAACGTGAAGCGGTTCGTGAGAACAAGCGCAAGAACTTAGATTTGTTGTGGCAGGTTTTGGAAGATCTGTGGCAGGAGGGGGGGCGAGACTATGGAGTGGCCGAAGTTGGGCGCAAGCTTACCCAGGCCGGCGGCCCCAAAACACAGTCTCTGCGGAATGAAGGTGGCCGGGACTTTCGGCAGGTTATAGAAGCATTTGCAGTATGCGCAGGTGCGCGGGGATGCGCTCGGCTAATTCAGAGTCGCTCACAGCTTGAGGCTGCCGTGGAATCCTTGTCTGACCCAGCAGCGCGAGCCATGTTCCGTCAGGTCGTTGCCGAGAACAAGCTCTACAAAGCCCAGAATGATCAGCTCCGGTCTGCCTTTAAGGCGCTGTCAATCAGCCCGCCTGATGATACAGCGCAATCCAGTGCAGCGACCCCATTCATGCCGGCGTCTTTGCCGCCACTGACGACACTGGAACTGGAGCTATTGAAAAAAAACCTGAGCCCTGAGCGATTCGAAGAAAATGGCTGGCAGCTCGTGGGGGGCGGTGTTGTTGACGATGCGGGAGTTGTTGTGCTGTCTCCTGGCTTTATGGAAATTATGACTAAGCTATTTGTGTCGTGCTGA